A genomic region of Trypanosoma brucei brucei TREU927 chromosome 3, complete sequence contains the following coding sequences:
- a CDS encoding protein transport protein Sec24C, putative has product MSYPHNFDHQAPPLQQLQQQVPPPLPHGSWAPQPNQGPGVPFNGVGPGITGAYGAASASGNAPTAQDWYYNQCPTSASGAPYSNGTNNFAYTPEMQYQPPHAQQQQQQQQLSYKIPSAAAAQPSFPGLGATAASSPHTPATVGQYSEHPPAARHHDVSERNEHRGIPCQENLRSFPAPQSRHSADSERQSTGPPPNYVRPPPRRAVDLVKAPNPNECVPPSSDSLMSNHSNLQFPSGADANISNASVKFFRPTMKWVPASANLVKDSRVPFGAVIAPLCQPVDPQEEVPCVSGYPPVRCQRCRAYVSCHARFTNMGRNWVCPLCSMCNDVSEEYFCNLDNQGQRLDKMQRPELSRGSVEFDVDAYPEYALRNSDDAALEARPLHYLFLLDVSVKAATTFLSDYVDALLRSLHEMAVQYPECRVAFITYASTLHFYNVRHPRMPQMIVSDVCNPFVPLPFTSLCWLTLGTELDLVDAFLLRVPEYASDLCETGCVLGAAVEVAKLVLSGQHGGRVIITAHKAPQNGIGAIKPREQHVLYGTEKEKELLRPLDGYWQTIATTCAKEQISLDLHMFADEYCELVTLSHPCHVTNGRVHLFSNYDSQTDAVELQAVLDQALLEEAGYAGILRVRCSTGLRVQRYHGHFFSQDKHDMDLVHVQGSSSFYVEFAHESKPDSSSAAYFQTALLYTTRRGNRRVRVHSVRIPIASSISSIFDGDTVAVLMAYIHQVISNSVNKGLKYAREQMHQQLLQLLTSYRRVVSQKSTSVLLMPGSLRLMPLYTLCVLKSDAIAEGTTVRIDDRVQKLFHLLTVPTHQCLSYFYPTLYAMHSSMEETFCGAINPETGDCVMPPRKRLFYESITTDGVYILCDEQARSVYLWVGSAVTPEISLELFGTANSAEVGRSVFFDHFGERLRNVLWACLNRDGRMRRLVILHQKDRGEEAFFKQLKEEGEGGTMSYDQLLLKLHKAVGELAL; this is encoded by the coding sequence ATGTCGTACCCACACAACTTTGACCACCAGGCGCCACCTCTACAACAACTGCAGCAACAAGTACCTCCTCCATTACCACACGGGTCGTGGGCTCCGCAGCCAAACCAGGGTCCAGGTGTACCATTTAATGGTGTGGGTCCGGGGATAACGGGAGCTTACGGCGCGGCAAGTGCCTCGGGTAACGCACCTACGGCACAGGATTGGTACTACAACCAATGCCCCACTTCGGCTTCCGGTGCACCTTATAGCAATGGGACGAACAACTTCGCCTACACACCCGAGATGCAGTACCAACCGCCGCacgcgcagcagcaacagcagcagcaacaactgtCGTATAAAATTCCATCGGCGGCGGCAGCCCAACCATCATTCCCAGGCCTCGGTGCGACGGCGGCAAGTTCTCCCCACACGCCCGCTACCGTTGGTCAATATTCTGAACACCCACCTGCCGCCCGGCACCACGACGTTTCGGAACGCAACGAGCATCGGGGAATTCCTTGTCAGGAGAACTTACGTTCCTTTCCTGCGCCTCAGTCACGGCATAGTGCAGATTCAGAGAGACAGTCCACCGGCCCCCCACCTAATTATGTGCGTCCTCCTCCGAGACGCGCTGTGGACCTCGTTAAGGCGCCTAACCCTAATGAGTGTGTACCTCCTTCCTCGGACAGTCTCATGTCCAACCACTCTAACCTCCAGTTTCCATCTGGTGCAGATGCCAACATTAGCAACGCAAGCGTAAAGTTTTTTCGACCGACGATGAAGTGGGTGCCCGCAAGTGCCAATCTCGTGAAGGACAGCCGCGTGCCATTTGGGGCTGTGATTGCCCCTCTTTGCCAACCCGTTGATCCGCAGGAAGAGGTTCCGTGTGTTTCCGGTTACCCACCCGTTCGGTGTCAGCGCTGCCGAGCTTATGTTTCTTGTCACGCGCGCTTTACAAACATGGGTCGAAACTGGGTTTGCCCTCTCTGCAGTATGTGCAACGATGTGAGCGAAGAGTACTTCTGCAACTTAGATAATCAGGGCCAGCGGTTGGATAAGATGCAGCGACCAGAACTTTCACGGGGGAGCGTGGAGTTCGACGTGGATGCATATCCTGAGTATGCGTTACGGAACAGCGATGATGCGGCTCTCGAAGCTAGACCACTGCATtatctgtttctgttggatGTGTCGGTAAAGGCGGCAACGACATTTCTGTCTGACTATGTGGATGCTTTACTCCGCTCACTTCACGAGATGGCAGTTCAGTATCCCGAGTGCCGCGTTGCCTTTATCACGTACGCATCAACGCTTCACTTCTATAATGTCCGTCACCCTCGCATGCCCCAAATGATTGTTTCAGACGTGTGCAACCCGTTCGTACCCCTTCCCTTCACGAGTCTCTGCTGGCTTACACTCGGCACTGAGTTAGACTTGGTGGATGCGTTCTTGTTGCGTGTACCGGAGTATGCGAGTGACCTCTGTGAGACCGGCTGCGTGCTGGGTGCTGCGGTGGAGGTGGCAAAACTCGTGTTGTCCGGGCAGCATGGTGGTCGCGTTATTATAACCGCGCATAAGGCACCACAAAATGGGATCGGCGCTATCAAACCGCGCGAGCAGCATGTCCTATACGgaacggaaaaggaaaaggaactgCTGCGCCCGCTAGACGGATACTGGCAGACGATTGCAACCACGTGTGCAAAGGAGCAGATTTCACTTGATTTGCACATGTTCGCCGATGAATATTGCGAATTGGTGACCCTCTCACATCCCTGCCACGTCACAAACGGCCGTGTACATCTCTTCTCCAACTACGATAGTCAAACTGACGCCGTTGAACTGCAGGCTGTGCTTGATCAGGCGCTGTTAGAGGAGGCCGGTTATGCTGGTATACTGCGTGTTCGCTGCAGCACCGGTCTGCGTGTTCAGAGGTATCATGGACATTTCTTCTCCCAAGACAAGCACGATATGGATCTTGTTCACGTTCAgggctcctcctccttttatGTTGAATTTGCGCATGAGTCGAAGCCTGATAGCAGTTCTGCCGCATACTTTCAAACCGCGTTACTGTACACCACGCGTAGGGGCAATCGTCGGGTGCGCGTTCACTCAGTGCGAATACCGATAGCTTCGTCTATTTCATCAATTTTCGATGGAGACACTGTGGCAGTCCTGATGGCGTACATACACCAGGTTATTTCTAATTCGGTGAACAAGGGGTTGAAATACGCTAGGGAACAGATGCATCAGCAACTGTTACAACTGTTAACTAGCTACCGCCGTGTTGTTTCACAGAAATCCACATCGGTGCTGCTTATGCCTGGTAGCCTCCGTCTTATGCCACTCTATACGCTGTGTGTCCTGAAATCCGATGCAATTGCCGAGGGTACTACTGTTCGTATCGACGACCGGGTGCAGAAACTCTTTCACTTACTTACTGTTCCCACTCATCAATGCCTTTCGTACTTTTACCCCACCCTTTACGCCATGCATTCGTCGATGGAGGAAACGTTCTGTGGGGCGATAAACCCCGAGACCGGTGACTGCGTTATGCCACCGCGGAAACGACTGTTCTACGAAAGTATTACAACTGACGGTGTGTACATTCTTTGTGATGAGCAGGCACGGTCGGTGTACTTGTGGGTTGGCTCTGCTGTGACGCCTGAGATATCTTTGGAGTTGTTCGGAACGGCGAATTCAGCAGAGGTGGGGCGCAGCGTATTCTTCGATCACTTTGGGGAGCGGCTGCGGAACGTACTGTGGGCTTGCCTGAATCGTGATGGACGCATGCGGCGTTTGGTGATTTTGCATCAAAAGGACCGGGGTGAGGAAGCTTTCTTTAAGCaactgaaggaagaaggtgaaggaggaacGATGAGTTACGACCAACTACTGTTGAAACTGCACAAAGCGGTGGGCGAGTTGGCGCTATGA
- a CDS encoding serine/threonine-protein phosphatase, putative, translated as MPATTSIPPVTAPGTGGEASSFNVDELIQYVLQGKPLSEPQVARLCQKAREVLEKEENVHTVRAPVTVCGDIHGQFHDLLELLKIGGLPPDTNYLFMGDYVDRGYYSVETVTLLLLFKIRYPERVQILRGNHESRQITQVYGFYDECVRKYGSANVWKLLTDLFDYLPLAAVVENEIFCLHGGLSPTLDSLAHIRSLERVQEVPHEGPMCDLLWSDPEDKDGWGISPRGAGFTFGADITEQFCHNNGLKTIARAHQLVAEGYSWAHSDKLVTIFSAPNYCYRCGNLAGLLELDEHMNKCFFQFDPAPRRGEAQVSKKTPDYFL; from the coding sequence ATGCCTGCGACTACCTCAATTCCACCGGTGACGGCTCCGGGGACCGGTGGGGAGGCGAGCAGTTTTAATGTGGATGAACTGATTCAATACGTGTTGCAGGGGAAACCTCTCAGTGAGCCGCAAGTGGCCCGACTCTGTCAGAAGGCGAGAGAGGTtttggagaaggaggagaatgTACACACCGTCCGTGCACCCGTCACGGTGTGCGGCGATATTCACGGCCAGTTTCACGACTTGCTGGAACTTCTGAAGATTGGTGGACTTCCGCCGGACACTAATTACCTCTTCATGGGCGATTATGTCGATCGTGGGTACTACAGTGTTGAGACAGTAACTTTGTTACTCCTCTTCAAGATCCGTTATCCGGAGCGCGTTCAGATATTGCGTGGAAATCACGAATCACGTCAGATCACCCAAGTTTACGGCTTTTACGATGAGTGCGTCCGAAAGTATGGCAGTGCAAACGTCTGGAAGTTGTTAACGGATCTCTTCGATTATTTGCCTCTTGCTGCTGTCGTTGAGAATGAGATATTTTGCCTTCACGGTGGCCTTTCGCCAACACTTGATAGTCTTGCCCACATTCGCAGTTTAGAACGTGTTCAAGAGGTGCCCCACGAGGGGCCAATGTGCGACTTACTGTGGAGCGACCCAGAGGACAAGGACGGTTGGGGTATCAGCCCTCGCGGCGCCGGTTTCACTTTTGGCGCCGACATTACAGAACAATTTTGTCATAATAACGGTTTGAAAACAATTGCTCGTGCGCATCAGCTTGTGGCTGAAGGGTACAGTTGGGCACATAGCGACAAACTCGTAACAATATTTAGTGCTCCAAATTATTGCTACCGTTGTGGCAACCTTGCGGGTCTGCTGGAATTGGACGAGCATATGAACAAATGCTTCTTCCAGTTTGATCCCGCACCACGCCGTGGTGAGGCACAGGTGTCAAAAAAGACACCTGACTACTTTTtgtga
- a CDS encoding DNA-directed RNA polymerase subunit, putative, translating into MLIPVRCYSCGKVVGHLYELYQELLNQDHTEAEALNALRLSRMCCRRMILSHIDLADDLLPYSVPVVGSMPLINPVQGPVPRRQ; encoded by the coding sequence aTGCTGATTCCAGTCCGTTGCTATTCATGCGGAAAAGTGGTTGGGCACCTTTACGAACTATACCAGGAACTGCTCAACCAAGACCACACGGAAGCTGAGGCTCTGAACGCACTTCGGTTgagccgcatgtgttgccgtCGTATGATTCTTTCTCATATTGATCTTGCAGACGATTTACTGCCGTACAGTGTGCCAGTGGTTGGTTCAATGCCGCTGATAAACCCGGTTCAAGGACCGGTGCCACGCCGGCAGTAA
- a CDS encoding cullin 4B, putative (similar over 84aa to Cullin homolog 4B (CUL-4B). (Swiss-Prot:Q13620) [Homo sapiens]; similar to Cullin 1 (Abnormal cell lineage 19 protein). (Swiss-Prot:Q17389) [Caenorhabditis elegans]): MSSRTLYDQGVTQAQWGEQLLHTKPCVNIQLPQPEHSLHREASEAERDKALKSALGMLSAVLARSSGNTKAIVDSPAFVAKSVELLLQLLCTSSFPSLPHQHNPSASPAPLSTVPPIQQQRWLKIDFCDREYFVDSVCRNVRTLVELDCGPHLFAELEQCLKGYVTSMVELLTSSGEDGVTADVLFVRLAHAWGHYYLAVAELQEVWVYFDRWYVFKTHAVKSIEGLAIEILREGLLLHPWLLPRAQLGYLDCLSRDIVVHANSSVENSNGDGWNSRHELRLFTDLCAAVQVYFLRVEPEIVALVGKFYMEEADRMWSAGVPAGIFFARVEQFLLECRERVRVCLVSYSLPKLESVTQSSLLLTHGVAFLERDFANLAMEKKYDCFRLAWRLLASGKYVRLGKQCNAVFRAYILQQGLLVMQRFAARSVERDVFGTVKAMIELMHRGETIISEGFPEDSATFSIQLRDALTEVLQGHQMEFVEQLARYLDWVVRGSDTSTALGQSDHSESKPMATADGSSDVGGVLKLLDDIGRIYSLFPSKDIFEKLYWRDLARRLLHHPRGTPCVDVEGHFIQILREIVGTDAAKFEGMVNDLMSSQELNERFRLWVVNKHTEVPPLSPPPTSVANEEDDQTETPQPKAQHNNEGYEEEEENHEAVEAALAAVDVKLNVLTDGYWPKQTPLSTELPPQLRVLAKSMEVFYRKCFAKRRLIWLHQLSSAVVKSAVGNSRRQLSGTLVQANVLLALQEIIDAGMHSEQLCVSVGEICGQLGLDISLPDVVGAILGLCHPKFRLLLRAPGSGTDGSNQHGSDDASGYGSSVGVVAATLLGTDILRINHSFSVPSQFCRIPFLGARRRGGDGAVDERAADTDGEQTMEDIMKDRVHVVDAAIVRLMKQRRRASHEEVMEEVPKLVRFPVTASAVKESARRLTERGFLERGNTNEYIYIS, translated from the coding sequence ATGTCATCACGGACGCTGTATGATCAAGGTGTAACGCAAGCTCAGTGGGGTGAGCAGTTGCTTCATACCAAACCGTGCGTAAATATTCAGCTACCACAGCCGGAACATTCACTTCACCGCGAGGCCAGTGAGGCAGAGCGCGATAAAGCGTTGAAGTCGGCTTTAGGCATGCTGAGCGCTGTACTTGCTCGATCATCCGGGAACACGAAAGCTATCGTTGATTCTCCCGCTTTCGTGGCGAAATCTGTTGAATTACTACTACAACTGCTCTgcacctcttcttttccgtcGCTCCCGCATCAACATAATCCTTCGGCATCACCGGCACCCCTGTCAACGGTCCCGCCTAtacaacagcagcggtggcTGAAAATCGATTTTTGCGATCGAGAATATTTTGTTGATTCTGTCTGTAGGAACGTTCGCACACTTGTTGAACTAGACTGCGGCCCGCACCTCTTCGCCGAACTGGAGCAATGCCTAAAGGGGTACGTCACATCCATGGTGGAGTTACTTACGAGTAGTGGGGAAGATGGTGTGACTGCCGATGTGTTATTTGTGCGTCTTGCTCATGCATGGGGCCATTACTACCTAGCCGTTGCGGAGCTGCAGGAGGTTTGGGTCTACTTCGACCGCTGGTACGTGTTTAAAACACATGCAGTGAAGTCTATCGAGGGGTTGGCTATTGAAATTTTGCGTGAGGGGCTGTTGCTTCACCCCTGGCTTCTACCACGTGCGCAGTTGGGATACCTGGATTGCCTCAGTCGTGATATTGTTGTGCACGCAAATAGCAGTGTAGAGAATAGCAACGGTGACGGTTGGAACTCTCGTCACGAACTTCGGCTCTTCACAGACCTGTGCGCAGCAGTGCAGGTGTATTTCTTGCGCGTGGAGCCGGAGATTGTGGCATTGGTGGGGAAGTTCTACATGGAAGAGGCAGATCGCATGTGGAGTGCAGGTGTTCCCGCTGGAATATTCTTTGCTAGAGTAGAGCAGTTTCTGCTAGAATGTCGGGAGCGCGTGCGCGTCTGCTTGGTTTCTTACTCCTTACCAAAGCTTGAAAGCGTTACTCAGAGCTCTTTGCTGCTTACTCACGGCGTCGCCTTCCTCGAGCGTGATTTCGCAAATCTGGCAATGGAGAAAAAATACGACTGCTTCCGTCTTGCGTGGAGGCTTCTTGCTTCGGGGAAGTATGTGCGTCTCGGTAAGCAGTGCAATGCCGTTTTCCGCGCTTATATACTGCAACAAGGACTGTTAGTGATGCAACGATTTGCTGCGAGATCGGTGGAGAGGGATGTATTTGGGACCGTCAAAGCAATGATCGAGCTCATGCACCGTGGTGAAACTATAATTTCTGAAGGGTTTCCTGAGGATAGTGCAACATTTTCCATACAGTTGCGTGATGCGCTAACTGAAGTCTTGCAAGGGCATCAGATGGAGTTTGTTGAGCAGTTAGCCCGCTACTTAGACTGGGTGGTGCGTGGAAGTGACACGAGCACCGCGCTTGGGCAAAGTGATCATAGTGAAAGCAAGCCGATGGCCACCGCTGATGGAAGCAGTGACGTTGGTGGCGTCCTTAAGCTTCTGGATGATATTGGTCGCATCTATTCTTTATTTCCGTCCAAAGATATTTTCGAAAAGTTGTACTGGAGAGATCTTGCGCGTCGGCTCCTTCATCACCCGCGAGGAACGCCATGTGTGGACGTGGAGGGGCACTTTATTCAGATTCTGCGTGAAATCGTTGGAACGGATGCGGCAAAGTTCGAGGGAATGGTTAACGACCTCATGTCGTCGCAGGAGTTAAATGAGCGATTCCGGTTGTGGGTAGTAAACAAGCACACCGAGGTGCCGCCGTTATCTCCCCCACCCACGAGCGTGGCCAATGAAGAGGATGACCAGACGGAGACACCTCAGCCGaaagcacaacacaacaatgAAGGatatgaagaggaggaggagaaccACGAGGCTGTTGAAGCCGCGCTCGCCGCAGTAGACGTGAAACTGAACGTTCTCACGGATGGATACTGGCCAAAGCAAACGCCACTGAGTACCGAGCTACCCCCACAGTTGCGCGTTTTAGCCAAAAGTATGGAAGTTTTTTACCGAAAGTGCTTCGCTAAACGCCGTTTGATTTGGTTACATCAGCTTTCTTCCGCTGTTGTTAAGTCGGCAGTCGGTAACTCAAGGCGGCAATTGTCAGGAACTCTTGTACAAGCGAACGTGCTGCTCGCCCTGCAAGAAATTATAGATGCAGGGATGCATTCGGAGCAGTTATGCGTATCAGTTGGCGAGATTTGTGGTCAACTTGGGTTGGATATCTCATTGCCTGACGTTGTTGGTGCTATTCTTGGTCTGTGCCATCCCAAATTTCGGTTACTTCTTCGCGCTCCCGGTTCCGGTACGGATGGCTCAAACCAACATGGGAGTGATGACGCCTCCGGTTATGGGTCTTCGGTTGGTGTTGTGGCTGCCACCCTTCTCGGTACTGATATCTTGCGCATCAACCACAGCTTTAGTGTTCCGTCACAGTTCTGCCGCATTCCGTTCCTTGGCGCTCGCCGCCGCGGAGGTGACGGAGCTGTTGACGAGAGAGCTGCTGATACCGACGGAGAGCAGACAATGGAAGACATAATGAAGGATCGAGTGCATGTCGTAGATGCCGCCATTGTTCGTTTGATGAAGCAACGTCGCCGCGCGAGTCACGAAGAAGTCATGGAGGAGGTACCGAAACTCGTGAGGTTTCCAGTAACGGCTTCTGCTGTGAAGGAGTCAGCACGGCGGTTGACGGAGCGTGGCTTTCTCGAGAGGGGTAAtacaaatgaatatatatatatttcgtAG